A stretch of Gammaproteobacteria bacterium DNA encodes these proteins:
- a CDS encoding tRNA (adenosine(37)-N6)-dimethylallyltransferase MiaA, producing the protein MPTESPLPVVFLMGPTAAGKTRLALALCKRMPCEIISVDSAMVYRGLDIG; encoded by the coding sequence GAGTCTCCTCTGCCGGTCGTATTTCTGATGGGGCCGACCGCCGCCGGCAAGACCCGTCTCGCGCTGGCCCTGTGTAAGCGCATGCCCTGCGAGATCATCAGTGTGGATTCCGCCATGGTGTATCGCGGCCTGGATATCGGC